In Desulforegula conservatrix Mb1Pa, one genomic interval encodes:
- a CDS encoding DUF488 domain-containing protein: MEFYTIGYEGLSQQEFSAWLNRYGITMVIDVRQIPFSRKKGFSKNGLSDFLTEKKIGYQSINQLGTPKPIRDNLKKTGDYSLFFKEYNKYLSSVSEETDKLLDYIHQGEKIALLCFEKDPAQCHRSAIANEIMRRKEWLQVKHI; the protein is encoded by the coding sequence ATGGAATTTTATACAATTGGATACGAAGGTTTAAGCCAGCAGGAGTTCAGCGCGTGGTTAAACAGGTACGGAATAACCATGGTGATAGATGTAAGGCAGATTCCTTTCAGCAGAAAAAAGGGTTTTTCAAAAAACGGACTGTCTGATTTTCTTACTGAAAAGAAAATAGGTTACCAGAGCATAAATCAGCTCGGCACGCCAAAGCCAATAAGGGATAATCTAAAAAAAACAGGGGATTATTCTCTTTTTTTCAAAGAGTATAATAAATATCTCAGCTCTGTTTCGGAAGAAACGGACAAACTTCTTGATTATATCCATCAGGGGGAAAAAATAGCTCTTTTATGCTTTGAAAAAGACCCGGCACAGTGCCACAGAAGCGCAATAGCGAACGAAATTATGAGAAGGAAAGAATGGCTTCAAGTGAAGCATA